A section of the Aminiphilus circumscriptus DSM 16581 genome encodes:
- a CDS encoding ATP-binding cassette domain-containing protein, which translates to MALLLRNVSFRFDTAEAFLFRELSIDFHGGWTGILGANGSGKTTLLRLAAGELSPCEGQVLRRGRVLLCEQRTEEMPQRFAAFLGSGDPEVFRLRGMLDIEDAWGERWHSLSFGERKRVQVALALWEKPESLLLDEPTNHLDGAARRLLGAALATYDGVGLLVSHDRELLDGLCRRCLFLGASGPVLYPGNYTEASAQKARDEETARAVYLERRRACKRLEAEQRRRLEEASRSDRRRSKRGLDRHDSDGRARIDLARVSGMDGQAGRLKSQLDGRLRHLREEVREVRPPKERELRFWLSGAVSPRNRILDLPEGRLDLGGGRTLHLPRLELGSRDRVALVGPNGSGKSTLVRHLLRRVQLPPEQVLFLPQELSGEQLGRLASEVALLSSAERGLVMTVVSCLGSRPESLLAPAALGEGADVPVPSPGEARKLQLALGVIRVPSLVVLDEPTNHLDLPAVELLENALASCPCTMLLVSHDRRFLEAVTESCWRITLGPDGNSLLEKGAVALLRKAF; encoded by the coding sequence ATGGCGCTTCTCCTGCGCAATGTGTCCTTTCGTTTCGATACGGCGGAAGCGTTTCTCTTCCGCGAACTGTCCATCGATTTCCACGGGGGATGGACGGGAATTCTCGGCGCCAACGGGTCGGGCAAGACCACGCTTCTGCGGCTGGCCGCAGGAGAACTGTCGCCGTGCGAGGGACAGGTGCTCCGAAGGGGGCGGGTTCTGCTCTGCGAGCAGCGAACGGAGGAGATGCCGCAGCGGTTTGCCGCGTTCCTCGGGTCCGGCGATCCCGAGGTCTTTCGTCTTCGGGGAATGCTCGACATCGAGGATGCCTGGGGCGAGCGATGGCACTCCCTGAGCTTCGGCGAGCGCAAGCGCGTCCAGGTTGCCCTGGCGCTCTGGGAGAAACCGGAGAGTCTCCTTCTGGACGAGCCGACGAATCATCTGGATGGCGCTGCGCGGCGTCTGCTCGGTGCGGCCCTCGCCACCTACGACGGCGTGGGACTTCTCGTGAGCCACGACCGTGAGCTGCTCGACGGGCTTTGCCGGCGCTGCCTCTTTCTCGGCGCCTCCGGGCCGGTGCTCTATCCGGGGAACTACACGGAGGCCTCGGCGCAGAAAGCCCGGGACGAAGAGACCGCCCGTGCGGTCTATCTGGAGCGCCGCAGGGCGTGCAAGCGCCTGGAGGCGGAGCAGCGGCGGCGCCTGGAGGAGGCTAGCCGGAGCGACCGCAGGCGTTCCAAACGGGGCCTGGACCGGCACGATTCGGACGGACGGGCGCGCATCGATCTTGCCAGGGTTTCCGGCATGGACGGCCAGGCGGGGCGGTTGAAAAGCCAGCTCGACGGGCGTCTGCGCCATCTTCGGGAGGAGGTGCGGGAAGTCCGGCCACCCAAGGAGCGGGAGCTGCGGTTCTGGCTCTCCGGAGCGGTCTCGCCCCGCAACCGCATCCTCGATCTTCCCGAAGGTCGCCTCGATCTCGGCGGAGGGCGGACACTGCACCTGCCGAGGCTGGAACTCGGCTCCAGGGACAGGGTCGCCCTGGTCGGTCCGAACGGGTCGGGCAAGAGTACTCTGGTGCGCCACCTGCTCCGGCGGGTGCAGCTTCCTCCGGAGCAGGTGCTCTTTCTCCCTCAGGAACTCTCGGGGGAGCAGCTCGGGCGTCTCGCCTCGGAGGTCGCGCTCCTTTCTTCGGCGGAGCGGGGGTTGGTGATGACCGTGGTGAGCTGTCTCGGTTCCCGGCCGGAAAGCCTGCTTGCTCCGGCGGCTCTCGGGGAAGGCGCCGACGTGCCCGTTCCGAGCCCTGGGGAGGCGCGAAAGCTGCAGCTCGCCCTGGGGGTGATTCGGGTGCCCTCCCTGGTCGTTCTGGACGAGCCGACGAACCATCTCGATCTCCCCGCGGTGGAACTGCTCGAAAACGCTCTTGCCTCCTGTCCCTGCACAATGCTGCTCGTGAGCCACGACCGGCGTTTTCTCGAGGCGGTCACGGAGAGCTGCTGGCGCATCACCCTGGGTCCGGACGGAAACTCCTTGCTTGAGAAGGGTGCGGTCGCGTTGCTCCGGAAGGCCTTCTGA
- a CDS encoding magnesium transporter CorA family protein, whose protein sequence is MITIFKTEDRGIRQLDFPAVEPGCWINAAAPTAEELAALSAVAGIPVDFLSAALDPEETSHIESDENILLVIINVAKAAGSHDFDTVPLGVILTPDFIVTVCLEQGEILPRSVVSMNGFCTYKRTRFLLQILYKTATQFLKYLRQINRRSDEIEAHLRKSMRNEELYQLFDLEKGLTYFTAALRSNRMVVDKLLRLFQNGQMRETVKIREEDEDLLQDVQVEYNQAFEMVQMYGNVLAGMMDAFASIISNNLNMVMKFLTSVTIILAVPTAIASFWGMNVPVPFQESPNGFAVVTLLSLGVSALSALWLWRKRLL, encoded by the coding sequence ATGATCACCATTTTCAAGACCGAAGACCGGGGTATCCGCCAGCTCGATTTTCCTGCCGTGGAACCCGGCTGCTGGATCAACGCCGCCGCACCCACGGCGGAGGAACTCGCCGCGCTTTCCGCCGTGGCGGGAATTCCCGTGGATTTTCTCTCCGCGGCGCTCGACCCGGAGGAAACATCCCACATCGAATCCGACGAGAACATTCTCCTGGTCATCATCAACGTCGCCAAGGCGGCGGGAAGCCACGACTTCGACACGGTCCCCCTCGGGGTGATCCTCACGCCGGACTTCATCGTCACGGTCTGTCTGGAACAGGGAGAGATCCTGCCCAGAAGCGTGGTCTCCATGAACGGTTTCTGCACCTACAAGCGGACCCGCTTTCTGTTGCAGATCCTCTACAAGACGGCCACCCAGTTCCTGAAATATCTGCGACAGATCAACCGCCGCTCCGACGAGATCGAGGCGCACCTGCGCAAGTCCATGCGCAACGAGGAACTCTACCAGCTCTTCGACCTGGAAAAGGGGCTCACCTACTTCACCGCCGCCCTTCGGTCCAACCGCATGGTGGTGGACAAACTGCTGCGTCTCTTCCAGAACGGCCAGATGCGGGAGACGGTGAAGATCCGCGAGGAGGACGAGGACCTGCTTCAGGACGTGCAGGTCGAATACAACCAGGCCTTCGAGATGGTGCAGATGTACGGCAACGTGTTGGCGGGCATGATGGACGCCTTCGCCTCCATCATCTCCAACAACCTGAACATGGTGATGAAGTTCCTCACCTCCGTGACCATCATCCTCGCGGTACCCACGGCCATCGCGAGCTTCTGGGGCATGAACGTCCCCGTTCCCTTTCAGGAATCGCCCAACGGCTTCGCCGTCGTGACTCTCCTCTCCCTTGGAGTGTCCGCCCTGTCCGCCCTCTGGCTCTGGCGAAAGCGCCTGCTCTGA
- a CDS encoding TRAP transporter substrate-binding protein, translating into MSRAFSGRGAPMRKYGCRFAVAVTVACVVFLCFSGIAAAGEKKIDFKIQASYNPKSYPDQPSVVATLKLAEEMKKRVGDRINVRIYWEEQLAKTYESSVNLVQNGNLHWTMVPMSTFSEFTKACIPLGNFFVIPYPHVQIAYNVVDGKVGEIFRERVMKETGLRIMAYWEVGFRHLLSTKKPIPDLESIKGMKFRVQPNPVHLAAFKLLGTNPTPIAWSELFTSLQQNVVDGTENPFENVMGGRLYEVCKHMTLTGHLFEFVVYFTSEEWYRNLPDDVRTAFDESAAIATQAYRDQIAKKNAEWLDFFRSKGMEINELSVDELNKFREVVRPSYDESMKLVDKEYFEQIMTEINNEEKAYFEKHPELKH; encoded by the coding sequence ATGTCTCGTGCATTTTCAGGAAGGGGTGCTCCCATGAGAAAGTACGGTTGCCGATTTGCAGTTGCAGTTACGGTTGCGTGTGTCGTTTTCCTTTGTTTCTCTGGAATTGCCGCTGCCGGAGAGAAGAAGATCGACTTCAAGATCCAGGCGTCGTACAACCCGAAGAGCTATCCGGACCAGCCGAGCGTCGTTGCGACACTGAAATTGGCGGAAGAAATGAAGAAGCGTGTGGGAGACCGGATCAACGTCAGGATTTATTGGGAAGAGCAGCTTGCGAAGACCTATGAATCATCCGTCAATCTGGTGCAGAACGGAAACCTCCACTGGACGATGGTTCCCATGTCCACGTTCTCCGAGTTCACGAAGGCCTGTATTCCGCTCGGAAACTTTTTCGTGATTCCCTATCCGCACGTGCAGATCGCCTATAACGTCGTGGATGGCAAGGTTGGAGAGATCTTCCGGGAGCGGGTCATGAAGGAGACCGGTCTTCGGATCATGGCCTACTGGGAAGTGGGTTTCCGTCATCTGCTTTCCACCAAAAAGCCTATTCCCGATCTCGAGTCCATCAAGGGGATGAAGTTCAGGGTTCAGCCCAACCCGGTACATCTCGCAGCGTTCAAACTTCTCGGAACAAATCCGACCCCGATCGCTTGGTCCGAGCTGTTTACATCGCTGCAACAGAACGTTGTGGACGGGACGGAGAATCCCTTCGAGAATGTCATGGGCGGCCGGTTGTACGAAGTGTGCAAGCACATGACGCTCACCGGGCACCTTTTCGAGTTCGTTGTGTATTTCACGAGCGAAGAGTGGTACCGGAACCTTCCCGATGACGTGCGTACTGCTTTTGACGAATCCGCCGCCATCGCAACCCAGGCCTATCGGGATCAGATCGCGAAGAAGAATGCGGAATGGCTTGACTTTTTCAGGAGTAAGGGCATGGAAATCAATGAACTTTCAGTGGATGAATTAAATAAATTTAGAGAAGTTGTCAGGCCTTCCTACGACGAGAGCATGAAACTCGTTGATAAAGAATACTTTGAGCAGATCATGACAGAGATCAATAACGAGGAAAAAGCTTATTTTGAGAAACATCCAGAGCTGAAACATTAA
- a CDS encoding exonuclease SbcCD subunit D C-terminal domain-containing protein — protein MRTPLRILHTSDWHLGRGLYGRKRYEEFEAFLSWLEATIRRERAEVLLVAGDVFDSTAPSNRAQALYYTFLCRVAGSCCRHVVLIGGNHDSPSFLDAPKELLRALRVHVVGAISGDPAEEVLLLRDEAGAPELLLCAVPFLRDRDIRTVEAGESPDEKERKLAQGIRDHYAQVCSLAERRREEVRAETGEELPLVVMGHLFAAGGETVEGDGVRDFYVGSLSAVTSSIFPESTSYAALGHLHVPQRVDGSERFRYSGSPLPMGFGEAGREKSVCLVEFAGAAATVTLLPVPCFRRLERLRGGRKEILSGVERLAAEKESIWLEVVLEGDGAVGDLREQLEEVTAGTGLEILRMKDGRMLERALEGLSEETLDDLDEEDVFGRCLESRRIPDEQRPELLRTYRETRASLDGEDSRAEERT, from the coding sequence GTGAGGACTCCGCTGCGGATTCTTCACACGTCGGACTGGCATCTCGGGCGGGGGCTCTACGGACGGAAACGCTACGAGGAATTCGAGGCATTCCTCTCCTGGCTTGAGGCGACGATCCGCCGGGAACGTGCGGAGGTGCTCCTCGTGGCGGGGGATGTGTTCGACTCCACCGCACCGAGCAACCGCGCCCAGGCGCTCTACTACACGTTTCTGTGTCGCGTGGCCGGATCGTGCTGCCGCCACGTGGTGCTCATCGGCGGAAACCACGACTCGCCTTCGTTTCTCGACGCCCCGAAGGAACTGCTGCGGGCGCTTCGCGTCCACGTGGTGGGCGCGATTTCGGGAGATCCCGCGGAGGAGGTGCTCCTCCTGCGGGACGAGGCGGGCGCTCCGGAGCTGCTGCTCTGTGCCGTTCCTTTTCTGAGGGACCGGGACATCCGCACCGTCGAGGCGGGGGAGAGCCCCGACGAGAAAGAGCGCAAGCTCGCCCAAGGCATCCGTGACCACTACGCCCAGGTGTGTTCTCTGGCGGAGCGGAGACGGGAGGAGGTCCGGGCGGAAACGGGCGAGGAGCTTCCCCTGGTGGTCATGGGACATCTCTTCGCCGCCGGAGGGGAGACCGTGGAGGGGGACGGCGTGCGCGACTTCTACGTGGGCTCTCTTTCGGCGGTGACGTCGTCGATTTTTCCGGAGTCCACGTCCTATGCGGCGCTGGGGCACCTTCATGTCCCCCAGCGGGTGGACGGTTCGGAGAGGTTCCGCTACAGCGGCTCCCCGCTGCCGATGGGCTTCGGCGAGGCGGGGCGGGAAAAGAGCGTCTGTCTCGTGGAATTCGCCGGTGCGGCGGCGACGGTGACGCTTCTGCCCGTGCCGTGCTTCCGGCGTCTTGAACGTCTTCGGGGCGGCCGGAAGGAGATTCTCTCCGGGGTCGAAAGGCTTGCCGCGGAGAAGGAGTCGATCTGGCTGGAGGTCGTGCTTGAGGGTGATGGTGCGGTGGGAGACCTCCGGGAGCAGCTTGAGGAGGTCACGGCCGGAACGGGGCTGGAGATTCTCCGGATGAAGGACGGGCGGATGCTGGAACGCGCCCTGGAGGGACTCTCCGAGGAGACGCTCGATGACCTGGATGAGGAGGACGTGTTCGGGCGCTGTCTGGAGAGCCGGAGGATTCCCGACGAACAGCGGCCGGAACTGCTGCGGACCTACCGGGAGACTCGGGCGTCCCTCGACGGAGAGGACTCCCGGGCGGAAGAGCGGACGTAG
- a CDS encoding hemolysin family protein produces the protein MAGSGIFTLLLLFLFLFLLSAFFAAAEMAYSSINKIRMKRFVEEGRTGAGRAMLLLQDFSRTISTILVGGNIVDILMTAIASTVLALLFGPIGALYATVLMTVLIILFGEVLPKSYVKDCSESFALGAAPVLRFFVRLLHPLTWCIMSFSAFLGRWRSAGQRPQPSVTHDELLHILETMGEEQVLPQAERELIENAVNFNELEVWEIQTPRVDVFALDVDEEPQRVRALLVKNQYSRVPVYEGTLDNIIGVLHVKDYMRRVFQQEETNLRSVIKRPVLLAGSASLMDALRIFRANRTHMAIVLDEYGGTSGILTVEDILEELVGEIRDEHDDIKESFTQLEENVYLVSGDVYLEDIFYEHLNLDTMPDSEASTLSGWLYEQFKTLPEQGAAVAWGGFLFSVAKVGGQRILKVRIERKPVEEAIPSLPHQE, from the coding sequence ATGGCAGGCTCCGGCATTTTCACGCTTCTGCTTCTCTTTCTCTTCCTCTTTCTCCTTTCGGCGTTCTTCGCCGCGGCGGAGATGGCCTATTCGAGCATCAACAAAATCCGGATGAAACGCTTCGTCGAAGAGGGACGCACCGGCGCCGGGCGGGCCATGCTCCTGCTGCAGGACTTCTCCCGCACCATCTCCACCATCCTCGTGGGGGGCAATATCGTGGACATTCTCATGACCGCCATCGCCTCCACCGTACTCGCCCTTCTCTTCGGCCCCATCGGGGCTCTCTACGCGACGGTGCTCATGACGGTGCTCATCATCCTCTTCGGCGAGGTGCTGCCCAAGTCCTACGTGAAGGACTGCTCCGAGTCCTTCGCTCTGGGCGCCGCACCGGTCCTGCGCTTTTTCGTGCGCCTCCTCCACCCCCTCACCTGGTGCATCATGTCCTTCTCGGCCTTCCTCGGGCGATGGCGCTCCGCGGGGCAGCGCCCCCAGCCCAGCGTCACCCACGACGAACTGCTCCACATCCTGGAGACCATGGGAGAGGAGCAGGTGCTCCCCCAGGCGGAGCGGGAGCTCATCGAGAACGCGGTGAACTTCAACGAGCTGGAGGTCTGGGAGATCCAGACACCCCGGGTGGACGTGTTCGCCCTCGACGTGGACGAGGAACCTCAGAGGGTGCGGGCGCTTTTGGTGAAAAACCAGTACTCCCGCGTTCCCGTCTACGAAGGCACGCTGGACAACATCATCGGCGTGCTTCACGTGAAGGACTACATGCGCCGGGTCTTTCAGCAGGAAGAGACGAACCTGCGCTCCGTCATCAAGCGCCCGGTCCTCCTCGCGGGAAGCGCGAGCCTCATGGACGCGCTGCGCATCTTCCGGGCCAACCGGACGCACATGGCCATCGTCCTCGACGAGTACGGCGGCACCTCGGGAATTCTCACCGTGGAGGACATTCTGGAGGAGCTGGTGGGAGAGATCCGGGACGAGCACGACGACATCAAGGAGTCTTTCACACAGCTTGAGGAGAACGTCTATCTCGTGAGCGGCGATGTCTACCTGGAGGACATCTTCTACGAACACCTCAATTTGGACACCATGCCGGACAGCGAGGCCTCGACCCTCAGCGGCTGGCTCTACGAGCAGTTCAAGACCCTTCCCGAGCAGGGAGCCGCCGTCGCCTGGGGCGGATTCCTCTTCTCCGTCGCAAAGGTGGGAGGGCAGCGCATCCTGAAGGTCCGCATCGAGCGAAAACCCGTCGAAGAAGCCATCCCTTCACTGCCGCACCAGGAATAA
- a CDS encoding AAA family ATPase, translating to MRILQVRFKNLNSLVGEWKIDFTHPAFTADGLFAITGPTGAGKSTVLDALCLALYGRTPRLGKISRSGNEIMSRQTGECFAEATFETSAGKGAGSGGAEARRFRCVWSQHRSRRRSDGELQAPKHEIADAVSGEVLESSITGVAARIEAVTGMDFDRFTRSMLLAQGGFAAFLQAPSDERAPVLEQITGTEIYSRISVRVHERRAEERAKRDLLRAELAGMRLLPEEEEARLRVELEERSFREKDMSGRIEADRAAVVWLDGVARLEAELRMIDEAEKALLDQREQFHPEAERLRRAEDALELAPEHTALKSLREEQRRDRDVHAASLKTLPALEEEVRLAAEAQRRSGETLDAGRRALAEAVPLLRAVQALDLRIRDKEGPVGAAEEALTEGEAALDALRDRDGMERRLLGERQGALEAVRSHLARSAADEKLVEEFPVLRDRFDALRTLDGKGREGTEKLRAAARELEEARTARRKRDDTLVTGRAEYETARGAFDEARHALESLLAGRRMSDWRKDLDEEKERRRLLEDVVGTLHALEEARRRTMELRLLEDAARARCGDLDGEIAAASVRQTALEAESARLEEQLASLRRIADFETERHRLRKGEPCPLCGATEHPFAAGVVPVPDEAAAALLSLRNELQAAGRTLADLRVARAEASKDLEQAETRRRERDEEIARQEVRLREEWTALSKEEKCPEGPGAEALLERLAREIRERFEETFRVVQAAEEADEQCATLRESLEKARENLVLEERFAGDAAHREESAEQTAVRAEAEAREAAVQLDEARQRVLRDLAPYGIGDLASDPEEWEAVLRDLEERRVHWNARQEEKGALEKEIASLELRIDQRKERIRQAVEEVEKRRRHRDELLRERQVLEEERRERFGDGDPDAEERRLGEALKALAAEFDTVRARSDEAVHALGGTRTKIAETENAIAEREKVLQVREIAFVRRLDGAGFADEDAYLAALLPEEERKELQGRARALEEERVALNARRREKAERLEEEERREATDRSREDLLRELEELGRDVKILREELGGIAQKLRENETAREMARDRRAALEAQEKECFRIEALHDLIGSADGKKYRNFVQCLTFDILISHANRQLRKMTDRYLLVRNDGQPLELDVIDAYQVGERRSTRNLSGGESFLVSLALALGLSRMASRNVRIDSLFLDEGFGTLDEDALDTALQTLAELRQDGKLIGVISHVAALKERIASQIRVFPLSGGRSGLSGPGCSGGSSAMTTD from the coding sequence ATGCGGATACTCCAGGTGCGTTTCAAGAATCTGAACTCCCTCGTGGGGGAATGGAAGATCGACTTCACCCACCCCGCCTTCACCGCCGACGGTCTCTTCGCCATCACCGGCCCGACCGGCGCCGGCAAGAGCACCGTTCTGGACGCGCTTTGCCTTGCCCTCTACGGGCGGACTCCGCGCCTGGGCAAGATCTCCAGGAGCGGAAACGAGATCATGTCCCGACAGACCGGAGAATGTTTCGCCGAGGCGACCTTCGAGACTTCGGCGGGAAAAGGAGCCGGATCTGGCGGCGCGGAGGCCCGCCGGTTCCGCTGTGTCTGGAGCCAGCACCGATCCCGCAGGCGGTCCGACGGGGAGTTGCAGGCTCCGAAACACGAGATCGCCGACGCGGTGTCCGGAGAGGTGCTCGAGAGTTCGATCACGGGCGTGGCGGCGCGTATCGAAGCGGTGACGGGCATGGATTTCGACCGCTTCACCCGGTCCATGCTCCTCGCCCAGGGGGGTTTCGCGGCTTTTCTGCAGGCTCCTTCGGACGAGCGGGCCCCCGTGCTCGAACAGATCACGGGGACGGAGATCTACTCCCGGATTTCCGTGCGCGTCCACGAGCGCCGCGCCGAGGAGCGGGCAAAACGGGATCTTCTCCGGGCCGAACTGGCGGGAATGCGCCTGTTGCCTGAGGAAGAGGAGGCACGCCTTCGGGTGGAGCTGGAGGAACGTTCCTTCCGGGAGAAAGACATGAGCGGACGGATCGAGGCGGACAGGGCTGCCGTCGTCTGGCTGGACGGAGTGGCACGCCTCGAGGCGGAGTTGCGGATGATCGACGAAGCGGAGAAAGCGCTGCTGGACCAGCGGGAGCAGTTTCACCCCGAGGCGGAACGACTCCGTCGCGCCGAGGATGCCCTGGAACTCGCCCCGGAGCACACCGCCCTCAAATCTCTTCGGGAGGAGCAACGGCGGGACCGGGACGTTCATGCAGCGTCTCTGAAGACACTTCCGGCGCTGGAGGAGGAAGTTCGTCTCGCCGCCGAGGCACAGCGGCGCAGTGGCGAGACGCTGGACGCGGGCAGAAGGGCCCTGGCCGAGGCGGTGCCGCTTCTTCGGGCCGTGCAGGCCCTGGACCTGCGGATCCGGGACAAGGAAGGCCCCGTCGGTGCCGCCGAAGAGGCCCTGACGGAGGGAGAAGCCGCCCTCGACGCTCTTCGCGACAGGGACGGGATGGAACGGCGTCTTCTCGGAGAACGGCAGGGCGCCCTTGAGGCGGTTCGCTCTCACCTTGCCCGAAGTGCGGCGGACGAGAAGCTCGTGGAGGAATTTCCCGTACTCCGGGATCGGTTCGACGCGCTCCGCACTCTGGACGGAAAAGGCCGCGAGGGGACGGAAAAACTTCGGGCCGCTGCCCGGGAACTGGAAGAGGCCCGAACCGCCCGGCGAAAGCGGGACGATACCCTGGTGACGGGAAGGGCGGAGTACGAGACCGCCCGGGGTGCTTTCGATGAAGCGCGGCATGCGCTGGAGAGCCTTCTCGCTGGTCGCAGGATGTCGGACTGGAGAAAGGATCTCGACGAGGAAAAAGAGCGAAGACGCCTCCTCGAAGATGTCGTCGGAACGTTGCATGCCCTGGAAGAGGCGCGTCGGCGGACGATGGAGCTGCGTCTTCTGGAGGACGCGGCGCGAGCTCGTTGCGGGGATCTCGACGGGGAAATTGCGGCGGCGTCGGTACGGCAGACGGCGCTCGAAGCGGAGTCGGCCCGGCTGGAGGAACAACTCGCCTCGCTGAGGCGGATCGCGGATTTCGAGACGGAGCGGCATCGCCTGCGAAAGGGTGAACCCTGTCCCCTCTGCGGCGCCACGGAGCACCCCTTCGCCGCGGGGGTCGTTCCCGTTCCGGATGAGGCCGCCGCGGCGCTGCTCTCTCTCAGGAACGAGCTTCAGGCCGCGGGGAGGACTCTTGCGGATCTCCGGGTCGCTCGTGCGGAGGCGTCGAAGGACCTGGAGCAGGCGGAAACACGGCGGCGGGAACGCGACGAGGAAATCGCCCGGCAGGAGGTCCGGCTTCGGGAGGAATGGACTGCGCTCTCCAAGGAAGAAAAATGCCCGGAGGGACCTGGAGCGGAGGCACTGCTGGAGCGCCTTGCCCGGGAGATCCGGGAGCGGTTTGAGGAGACCTTCCGGGTTGTGCAGGCCGCCGAGGAGGCGGACGAGCAGTGTGCCACCCTGCGGGAGAGCCTGGAGAAGGCCCGGGAAAATCTTGTCCTGGAGGAGCGCTTCGCCGGGGACGCCGCACACCGCGAGGAATCGGCGGAGCAGACGGCGGTCCGGGCGGAGGCCGAGGCGCGGGAGGCCGCCGTGCAGCTCGACGAGGCGCGGCAGCGGGTGCTTCGCGACCTGGCGCCCTACGGCATCGGCGATCTCGCGTCCGATCCGGAGGAGTGGGAGGCGGTGCTCCGGGACCTGGAGGAGCGTCGGGTGCACTGGAATGCCCGGCAGGAGGAAAAGGGTGCACTGGAGAAGGAGATCGCCTCCCTCGAACTCCGGATCGACCAGCGGAAGGAGCGGATTCGCCAGGCCGTGGAGGAGGTGGAGAAGCGGCGGCGGCATCGCGACGAACTTCTGCGGGAACGGCAGGTCCTGGAGGAGGAACGGCGGGAGCGCTTCGGCGACGGAGATCCCGACGCGGAGGAACGCCGCCTCGGAGAGGCGTTGAAGGCCCTGGCGGCGGAGTTCGACACGGTGCGTGCCAGGTCGGACGAAGCGGTGCACGCGCTTGGCGGAACGCGAACCAAAATCGCCGAGACGGAAAACGCCATAGCGGAGCGGGAGAAAGTGCTGCAGGTCCGGGAGATCGCCTTTGTCCGCCGTCTCGACGGAGCCGGTTTTGCCGACGAGGACGCCTACCTGGCGGCGCTTCTGCCCGAGGAGGAGCGGAAGGAACTGCAGGGGCGGGCCCGTGCGCTGGAGGAGGAGCGGGTCGCGCTGAACGCGAGGAGACGGGAGAAGGCGGAGCGGCTGGAGGAGGAGGAGCGCCGGGAGGCGACCGACCGCTCCCGGGAGGATCTCCTTCGTGAGCTGGAGGAGCTGGGGCGGGACGTGAAAATCCTCCGGGAGGAACTGGGCGGCATCGCGCAGAAGCTCAGGGAGAACGAGACCGCGAGGGAAATGGCCCGGGACCGCCGTGCGGCACTGGAGGCGCAGGAGAAAGAGTGCTTCCGCATCGAGGCCCTGCACGACCTCATCGGGTCCGCGGACGGGAAGAAGTACCGGAACTTCGTCCAGTGCCTCACCTTCGACATCCTCATTTCTCACGCGAACCGGCAGCTCCGGAAGATGACCGACCGCTATCTCCTGGTCCGCAACGACGGGCAACCTCTGGAGCTGGATGTCATCGACGCCTACCAGGTTGGGGAGCGACGGTCCACGAGAAATCTCTCCGGAGGAGAGAGCTTTCTCGTCAGCCTCGCCCTGGCTCTCGGCCTGTCTCGCATGGCGAGCCGAAACGTCCGGATCGACTCCCTCTTTCTCGACGAGGGGTTCGGCACGCTGGACGAGGACGCCCTGGACACGGCCCTCCAGACCCTCGCGGAATTGCGGCAGGACGGCAAACTCATCGGCGTCATCTCCCACGTTGCGGCCCTCAAGGAGCGCATCGCCTCCCAGATCCGGGTCTTTCCGCTTTCCGGAGGCCGGAGCGGACTCTCCGGCCCCGGATGCAGCGGGGGGTCTTCCGCGATGACAACCGACTGA